One genomic segment of Caldimonas brevitalea includes these proteins:
- a CDS encoding RNA polymerase factor sigma-54, which translates to MKPSLQVRLSQHLALTPQLQQSIRLLQLSTLELHQEVEQMLEQNPFLEPDDDYSAEAAAAAAAERPVTREQTQTADAEHNDSAEAPDAAASVDSVEFGATEREDWENGTERDDFDGIRETPSNRNGAIDDDDLDPIDRAAPGISLQDHLRQQLRGMRLEPSDMAAVMVLIESLDEDGYLADPLEEIAERLAEDEEEREELLERLQCALRWLHNMEPTGVGARNLCECLSLQLRALPRSEAQIIALMICKSCLDALAKRDIKKLMAATGADEELIKQAQTLIVSLEPKPGRPFVRAEANIVVPDVIVQKSGRNWKVVLNPDVMPKLRINDLYAQAIKQQRSGDSGQALSARLQEARWFMKNIQQRFETIQRVSQAIVERQKNFFTHGEIAMKPLVLREIADELGLHESTISRVTTAKYMSTPFGTFELKYFFGSSLNTEAGGNASSTAVRALIKQLVAAEDPKKPLSDSQLSLMLEEQGIQVARRTVAKYREALKIAPANLRKSL; encoded by the coding sequence ATGAAGCCCTCGCTGCAAGTCCGCCTGTCCCAGCACCTGGCGCTGACGCCCCAGCTGCAGCAATCGATCCGCTTGCTGCAGCTGTCGACGCTCGAACTCCACCAGGAGGTCGAGCAGATGCTGGAGCAGAACCCGTTTCTCGAGCCCGATGACGACTACTCGGCCGAGGCGGCTGCAGCGGCCGCGGCCGAGCGCCCCGTGACGCGCGAGCAGACCCAGACCGCCGACGCTGAACACAACGACAGCGCCGAGGCGCCCGACGCCGCGGCCAGCGTCGACAGCGTCGAGTTCGGCGCCACCGAGCGCGAAGACTGGGAGAACGGCACCGAACGCGACGACTTCGACGGCATCCGCGAAACGCCCAGCAACCGCAACGGCGCGATCGACGACGACGACCTCGACCCGATCGACCGGGCCGCGCCCGGTATCAGCCTGCAGGACCATTTGCGCCAGCAGCTGCGCGGCATGCGCCTGGAGCCGTCGGACATGGCCGCGGTGATGGTGCTGATCGAGTCGCTCGACGAAGACGGCTACCTCGCCGACCCGCTCGAGGAGATCGCCGAGCGCCTCGCCGAGGACGAGGAAGAGCGCGAGGAACTGCTCGAACGGCTGCAGTGCGCGTTGCGCTGGCTGCACAACATGGAGCCGACCGGCGTCGGCGCGCGCAACCTGTGCGAATGCCTGTCGCTGCAGCTGCGCGCCTTGCCGCGCAGCGAGGCCCAGATCATCGCGCTGATGATCTGCAAGAGCTGCCTCGATGCGCTGGCCAAGCGCGACATCAAGAAGCTGATGGCCGCGACCGGGGCCGACGAAGAGCTGATCAAGCAGGCGCAGACCCTGATCGTCTCGCTCGAGCCCAAGCCCGGCCGGCCTTTCGTTCGGGCCGAAGCCAACATCGTCGTGCCCGATGTCATCGTGCAGAAGTCGGGCCGCAACTGGAAGGTGGTGCTGAACCCCGACGTGATGCCCAAGCTGCGCATCAACGACCTCTACGCGCAGGCGATCAAGCAGCAGCGCTCCGGCGACAGCGGTCAGGCCTTGAGTGCGCGGCTGCAGGAAGCGCGCTGGTTCATGAAAAACATCCAGCAGCGCTTCGAGACCATCCAGCGCGTCTCGCAGGCCATCGTCGAGCGGCAGAAGAATTTCTTCACCCACGGCGAGATCGCGATGAAGCCGCTGGTGCTGCGTGAAATCGCCGACGAGCTGGGCCTGCACGAATCGACCATCTCGCGCGTGACCACCGCCAAGTACATGTCCACGCCCTTCGGCACCTTCGAGTTGAAGTATTTCTTCGGCTCCTCGCTGAACACCGAAGCCGGCGGCAATGCGTCCAGCACCGCGGTGCGGGCGCTGATCAAGCAGCTGGTGGCGGCCGAAGATCCCAAGAAGCCGCTGTCGGACAGCCAGCTCAGCCTGATGCTCGAAGAGCAGGGCATCCAGGTGGCACGGCGCACCGTCGCCAAATACCGCGAAGCGCTGAAGATCGCGCCCGCCAATCTGCGCAAGAGCCTGTGA
- the lptB gene encoding LPS export ABC transporter ATP-binding protein, translating to MTSGTPVREARRSRLEASGLQKSYGARQVVKNVHLAVESGEVVGLLGPNGAGKTTSFYMIVGLVRADGGEIKLDDRNVERRPIHERSRLGLSYLPQEASIFRKLTVEENIRAVLELQHDKKGKPLTSQQIDQYLGSLLHDLSIEKLRHTPAPALSGGERRRVEIARALATRPRFILLDEPFAGVDPIAVIEIQRIINFLKARGIGVLITDHNVRETLGICDHAYIISEGEVLAQGTPSEIVENADVRKVYLGEHFRM from the coding sequence ATGACCAGCGGCACACCGGTACGAGAAGCCCGCCGCAGCCGCCTCGAGGCAAGCGGGCTGCAAAAGTCCTACGGCGCCCGCCAGGTGGTCAAGAACGTCCACCTGGCCGTCGAAAGCGGCGAGGTCGTGGGCCTGCTGGGGCCTAACGGCGCCGGCAAGACCACCAGCTTCTACATGATCGTCGGGCTGGTACGCGCCGACGGCGGCGAGATCAAGCTGGACGACCGCAACGTCGAACGTCGGCCCATCCACGAACGCTCCCGCCTCGGCCTGAGCTACCTGCCGCAGGAAGCCTCGATCTTCCGCAAGCTCACGGTCGAAGAGAACATCCGGGCCGTGCTGGAGCTGCAGCACGACAAAAAAGGCAAGCCGCTCACCTCGCAGCAGATCGACCAGTACCTGGGCTCGCTGCTGCACGACCTCAGCATCGAGAAGTTGCGCCACACACCGGCGCCCGCCCTGTCGGGCGGCGAGCGCCGACGCGTCGAAATCGCGCGTGCGCTGGCCACCCGGCCCCGCTTCATCCTGCTCGACGAACCGTTTGCCGGCGTCGACCCGATCGCGGTCATCGAGATCCAGCGCATCATCAATTTCCTGAAAGCACGTGGCATCGGCGTGTTGATCACCGACCACAACGTGCGTGAGACGCTGGGCATATGCGACCACGCCTACATCATCAGTGAGGGAGAAGTGCTCGCCCAGGGCACGCCGAGCGAGATCGTCGAAAACGCCGACGTGCGCAAGGTTTACCTCGGCGAACACTTCCGGATGTGA
- the lptA gene encoding lipopolysaccharide transport periplasmic protein LptA produces the protein MSPISARRKALFPSLAPVARAPRRPALWLLCAALAAGVTGAQAEKADRNKPLNFSADNLRYDDVKQTNVLTGNVQITKGSMVMRAARVEVRQTPDGYQSALGLGSGKPAYFRQKRDALDEFIEGEAERIEYDGKSDLLRLTGGAVIRRYRGDTVADEVAGQVITYNNAAEVFTVDGTATGTPGGRVRGVLSPKPQPATAPAPAPGASRDGP, from the coding sequence ATGAGCCCCATTTCTGCGCGCCGCAAGGCGCTGTTTCCCTCCCTCGCACCGGTAGCGCGCGCGCCGCGACGGCCCGCGCTGTGGCTGCTGTGTGCCGCGCTGGCCGCCGGTGTCACGGGCGCGCAGGCGGAAAAGGCCGATCGCAACAAGCCGCTCAACTTCAGCGCCGACAACCTGCGTTATGACGACGTCAAGCAGACCAACGTGCTGACCGGCAATGTGCAAATCACCAAAGGCAGCATGGTGATGCGCGCCGCCCGCGTCGAGGTGCGCCAGACGCCCGACGGCTACCAGTCGGCGCTGGGCCTGGGCAGCGGCAAACCCGCGTATTTCCGCCAAAAGCGCGACGCACTCGACGAATTCATCGAAGGTGAAGCCGAGCGGATCGAATACGACGGCAAGAGCGATCTGCTGCGCCTGACCGGCGGCGCCGTGATCCGCCGCTACCGCGGCGACACGGTGGCCGACGAAGTGGCCGGCCAGGTCATCACCTACAACAACGCCGCCGAGGTGTTCACGGTCGACGGCACCGCGACGGGCACGCCGGGCGGCCGGGTACGCGGTGTCTTGTCGCCGAAACCACAACCGGCGACCGCTCCCGCACCCGCCCCAGGGGCATCGAGGGACGGCCCATGA
- a CDS encoding thiol:disulfide interchange protein DsbA/DsbL, with protein MKRREFTGGLAAWVGGSSVAPLLAGTAATLGTAAAQAQTPKPGTDYVVLKQAQPTAATKGIEVVEFFWYGCPHCYRFEPLLEAWVKKLPADVSFRRVPVAFRDEFVVHQKIYYALEALGKVDALHKRVFQAVHADKNPLDQTEAIADFMARNGVDRAAFLDAYNSFGVQTKTRQAKQLAEGYRIDGVPALGINGRYWTSGALARSLERSLDIADHLIQVSRTGK; from the coding sequence ATGAAGCGTCGTGAGTTCACGGGCGGCCTGGCCGCATGGGTCGGCGGGTCCAGCGTGGCCCCCCTGCTGGCGGGCACCGCCGCAACCCTCGGCACCGCAGCGGCGCAGGCCCAGACGCCCAAGCCCGGCACCGACTACGTGGTGCTGAAGCAGGCGCAGCCGACGGCGGCGACCAAGGGCATCGAGGTGGTCGAGTTCTTCTGGTACGGCTGCCCGCATTGCTACCGCTTCGAGCCCCTGCTCGAAGCCTGGGTCAAGAAGCTGCCGGCCGACGTCAGCTTCCGGCGCGTGCCGGTCGCGTTCCGGGACGAGTTTGTCGTCCACCAGAAGATCTACTACGCGCTGGAAGCGCTGGGCAAGGTCGACGCGCTGCACAAGCGCGTATTCCAGGCCGTGCATGCCGACAAGAACCCGCTCGACCAGACCGAAGCGATCGCCGACTTCATGGCCCGTAACGGCGTGGACCGGGCTGCGTTCCTCGACGCCTACAATTCCTTCGGCGTGCAGACCAAGACCCGCCAGGCCAAGCAACTGGCCGAGGGTTACCGCATCGACGGCGTTCCGGCGCTGGGCATCAACGGCCGCTACTGGACCTCGGGCGCCCTGGCGCGCTCTCTCGAGCGTTCGCTCGACATCGCCGACCACCTGATCCAGGTGTCGCGCACCGGCAAATAA
- a CDS encoding SPOR domain-containing protein has translation MKQQRGGFFLGLIVGLLVGLALALGVALYVTKVPVPFVNKVPSRTAEQDAAEAERNRNWDPNTPLQGKTPARPQPTTPPASAEPALPSASAALPPGLRQNSRAADPARPGASAPAASTRDPAAILSGKLPGQASDASAVYFVQAGAYARVEEAEQQRARLAMLGYTARITEREQTGRTVYRVRLGPYEAQPEADAAKEKLAGNGIESALVRVQR, from the coding sequence ATGAAACAGCAACGTGGCGGCTTCTTCCTCGGCCTGATCGTCGGTCTGCTGGTCGGGCTGGCGCTCGCCCTGGGCGTGGCGCTCTACGTCACCAAGGTGCCGGTGCCCTTCGTCAACAAGGTGCCCTCGCGCACGGCCGAACAAGACGCGGCCGAGGCCGAACGCAACCGCAACTGGGACCCCAACACGCCGTTGCAGGGCAAAACGCCTGCTCGGCCGCAGCCCACCACGCCCCCGGCCTCGGCCGAGCCCGCGCTGCCCTCCGCGTCGGCCGCGCTGCCGCCGGGGTTGCGGCAGAACTCCCGCGCCGCCGACCCCGCACGCCCCGGGGCCTCGGCGCCGGCCGCCTCGACGCGTGACCCGGCCGCCATCCTGTCCGGCAAGCTGCCGGGCCAGGCCAGCGATGCAAGTGCGGTGTACTTCGTGCAGGCGGGTGCCTATGCTCGGGTCGAAGAAGCCGAGCAGCAGCGCGCGCGGTTGGCGATGCTGGGCTACACGGCCCGGATCACCGAGCGCGAGCAGACCGGCCGCACCGTCTACCGCGTGCGGCTGGGCCCTTACGAGGCCCAGCCCGAGGCCGACGCAGCCAAGGAAAAGCTGGCCGGCAACGGCATTGAATCGGCCCTGGTGCGGGTGCAGCGATAA
- the argS gene encoding arginine--tRNA ligase, whose protein sequence is MIRAKHELLEALAAELAALAPEQTPVAAFELPKQAAHGDLACTSAMQLAKPLKKNPRELAQTLVAALQRHDAFRRWVEAMEIAGPGFINLRLKAAAKQQVVAEVLQAGDRFGRAAPKGRRVMVEFVSANPTGPLHVGHGRQAALGDALCHLFETQGYEVTREFYYNDAGVQIGTLANSTQLRLKGLKPGDPQWPEAAYNGEYIADIAADFAAGKTVKADDREFTASGDPEDLDGIRQFAVAYLRHEQDLDLQAFGVKFDHYFLESSLYTSGRVEQTVQKLIDAGKTFEQDGALWLRTTDYGDDKDRVMRKSDGTYTYFVPDVAYHISKWERGYTQVINVQGSDHHGTIARVRAGLQAAGVGIPVGYPDYVLHKMVTVMKGGEEVKISKRAGSYVTLRDLIDWTSRDAVRFFLISRKADTEFVFDVDLALKQNDENPVYYVQYAHARICSVRQQFVERGGDLASLRSADLAHLVAPSETALMLKLAEYPEMLARAAHDLAPHDVAFYLRDVASAFHTYYSAQRFLVDDPELTRARLALLTATMQVLRNGLTVLGVSAPEKM, encoded by the coding sequence ATGATCCGCGCCAAACACGAACTTCTCGAGGCCCTGGCCGCCGAACTGGCCGCCCTGGCGCCCGAACAAACGCCAGTCGCCGCTTTCGAGCTGCCCAAGCAGGCAGCCCACGGCGACCTGGCCTGCACCTCGGCGATGCAGCTCGCCAAACCGCTGAAGAAGAACCCGCGGGAATTGGCGCAAACCCTGGTCGCGGCGCTACAACGGCACGACGCGTTCCGGCGCTGGGTCGAGGCGATGGAGATCGCCGGCCCGGGCTTCATCAACCTGCGCCTGAAGGCCGCCGCCAAGCAGCAGGTCGTGGCTGAGGTGCTGCAGGCCGGCGACCGCTTCGGCCGCGCCGCGCCGAAGGGCCGCCGCGTGATGGTGGAGTTCGTCTCGGCCAATCCGACCGGGCCCTTGCACGTCGGGCACGGCCGCCAGGCGGCCCTCGGCGACGCCTTGTGCCATTTGTTCGAGACGCAGGGCTATGAGGTCACGCGCGAGTTCTATTACAACGATGCCGGCGTGCAGATCGGCACGCTGGCGAATTCCACGCAGCTGCGCCTGAAGGGCTTGAAGCCGGGCGATCCGCAGTGGCCCGAAGCGGCCTACAACGGCGAATACATCGCCGACATCGCGGCCGACTTCGCCGCCGGCAAGACCGTCAAGGCCGACGACCGCGAGTTCACCGCGTCGGGCGACCCGGAAGACCTCGACGGCATCCGCCAGTTCGCGGTCGCCTACCTGCGCCACGAACAAGACCTCGACCTGCAGGCTTTTGGCGTCAAGTTCGACCATTACTTCCTCGAGTCCAGCCTCTACACCAGCGGCCGCGTCGAACAGACCGTGCAAAAGCTGATCGACGCCGGCAAGACCTTCGAACAGGACGGCGCGTTGTGGCTGCGCACCACCGACTACGGTGACGACAAGGACCGCGTGATGCGCAAGTCCGACGGCACCTACACCTATTTCGTGCCCGACGTGGCCTACCACATCTCGAAGTGGGAGCGCGGCTACACGCAGGTGATCAACGTCCAGGGCAGCGACCACCATGGCACCATCGCGCGGGTGCGCGCCGGGCTGCAGGCGGCCGGCGTCGGCATTCCGGTGGGCTACCCCGATTACGTGCTGCACAAGATGGTCACCGTGATGAAGGGCGGCGAGGAGGTCAAGATCTCCAAGCGCGCCGGCTCCTACGTCACGCTGCGCGATTTGATCGACTGGACCAGCCGCGACGCGGTGCGCTTCTTCCTGATCAGCCGCAAGGCCGACACCGAGTTCGTGTTCGACGTCGACCTGGCCCTGAAGCAGAACGACGAGAACCCGGTCTATTACGTGCAATACGCGCACGCCCGCATCTGCTCGGTACGCCAGCAGTTCGTCGAGCGTGGCGGCGACCTGGCCTCGCTGCGCAGCGCCGACCTCGCGCACCTGGTCGCCCCCAGCGAAACCGCGCTGATGCTGAAGCTGGCCGAATACCCGGAGATGCTGGCCCGGGCGGCGCACGACCTGGCGCCGCACGACGTGGCCTTCTACCTGCGCGACGTCGCCTCGGCCTTTCACACCTACTACAGTGCGCAACGCTTCCTCGTCGACGACCCCGAACTGACGCGCGCGCGACTCGCCCTGCTGACCGCCACGATGCAGGTGTTGCGCAACGGCCTGACGGTGCTGGGCGTCAGCGCGCCGGAAAAGATGTGA
- a CDS encoding serine/threonine-protein kinase: MPEVSAASPESLPTRIGEYRVLRKLGEGATSEVFLCRDEFHDRDVAVKRVRESAVRDPVDGRYYSRFFAAEAALVGRLQHPHVVQIFDAVDGPAEQYLVMEHVPGSTLRRYCRADQLLPLELIVEIGFKCAMALGYVFRQGLIHRDIKPANLLAVESGGHLTDVKVSDFGSALNLGADITQVHRVGSLTYMSPEQLDGAALNAQSDMYALGAVLYHLVTGHPPVEGESQAAMIQGILYGSVVPPSQRRQGVEPAVDEVILRTLQKQPADRYDSWDSFANALAALITNRQVPRGNLQAVLDSERFNLLRGLDFFSRFDDVELWEVVHQARWQRFPIGHKLMRRGEKGRDFHIIAQGEVAVRRDGQTFETLDAGALVGEMAYLAPSRELRTRTADVEATDPLTTVSFTPETLGQLSLACRQRFSEAFISVLVRRLHAAHEALSHPQRIL; this comes from the coding sequence ATGCCCGAAGTCTCTGCCGCCTCTCCTGAGTCCCTGCCGACCCGCATCGGCGAATACCGTGTCTTGCGCAAGCTCGGCGAGGGAGCAACCAGCGAGGTCTTTTTGTGCCGCGATGAGTTCCACGACCGTGACGTCGCGGTCAAACGGGTGCGCGAGAGCGCGGTGCGCGACCCGGTGGACGGACGCTACTACTCACGCTTCTTCGCCGCCGAGGCGGCCTTGGTGGGGCGGCTGCAACACCCGCACGTGGTGCAGATCTTCGACGCCGTGGACGGGCCTGCGGAGCAGTACCTGGTCATGGAGCATGTGCCCGGCTCCACCTTGCGCCGCTATTGCCGCGCCGACCAGCTGCTGCCGCTCGAGTTGATCGTCGAAATCGGCTTCAAGTGTGCGATGGCGCTCGGCTATGTGTTCCGCCAGGGCCTGATCCACCGCGACATCAAGCCGGCCAACCTGCTGGCGGTCGAGTCGGGCGGGCACTTGACCGATGTGAAGGTGAGCGACTTCGGCAGCGCGCTCAACCTGGGCGCCGACATCACGCAGGTGCACCGCGTGGGCTCGCTGACCTACATGTCGCCCGAACAACTCGACGGCGCCGCGCTCAATGCGCAATCGGACATGTACGCCCTCGGCGCCGTGCTCTACCACCTTGTCACCGGGCACCCGCCGGTCGAGGGCGAGTCGCAGGCGGCGATGATCCAGGGCATCCTGTACGGCAGCGTGGTGCCGCCCAGCCAGCGGCGCCAGGGCGTCGAGCCGGCGGTCGACGAGGTCATCCTGCGCACCTTGCAGAAGCAGCCGGCCGACCGCTACGACAGCTGGGACAGCTTCGCCAATGCGCTGGCGGCGCTGATCACCAACCGCCAGGTGCCGCGCGGCAACCTGCAGGCGGTGCTCGACTCCGAGCGCTTCAACCTGCTGCGCGGGCTCGATTTCTTCAGCCGTTTCGACGACGTCGAGCTGTGGGAGGTGGTGCACCAGGCGCGCTGGCAGCGGTTTCCCATCGGGCACAAACTGATGCGCCGCGGCGAGAAGGGCCGCGACTTCCACATCATTGCGCAGGGCGAGGTGGCCGTGCGGCGCGACGGGCAGACGTTCGAGACGCTCGACGCCGGCGCGCTGGTGGGCGAAATGGCGTACCTGGCCCCCAGCCGCGAACTGCGCACCCGCACCGCCGATGTCGAGGCCACCGATCCGCTGACCACCGTCTCGTTCACACCCGAGACCCTGGGCCAACTGAGCCTGGCCTGCCGCCAGCGTTTCAGCGAGGCCTTTATTTCGGTGCTGGTGCGCCGGCTGCACGCGGCGCACGAGGCCTTGTCCCATCCCCAACGTATCCTGTGA
- a CDS encoding putative bifunctional diguanylate cyclase/phosphodiesterase — MSQPLFPTLPTAPSAAEPGALARGAGQEFFWSVFDAAPVAMATTRERRLLQANRRFLEMFGWSRDELIALPEWPMVGRPKDDDETCTVGQSLAERRPVELERELRRRDGSAFWARVRAVPVEGAGSQRGVVVWVVEDLSEQWRGLQRLQQRQRELEARVQERSEALGLANAQLRQEIEDRQVAEEQLRHLAEHDRLTGLPNRRVFEVRLQQALRDAEAQDGTVALLYMDLDRFKTINDSLGHVIGDRLLRRIAERARRSLRSGDTMTRLGGDEFVMLLPSLRGAGDAALVASQLIEEVSRPYLLEGLELRVTPAVGISLFPDHGRDGEALIAQASAAMYQAKSKGLRNYLFYAGESDAPSSQRLLLENDLHRAIERGEFVLDYQPRYELGSGRLCACEALLRWQHPARGRVSPAEFIPLAEETGLVVAIGEWVLRECCRQIARWAARGLRLCPVSVNLSARQFHRVELLGTLRSALDETGIDPRLLEVEITETTLMHNTDETLAILEQLHRLGIKVSVDDFGTGYSSLAYLKRFPVDLLKIDRSFVNDVVHDADDAVIVSAIIGLARSLQLRVVAEGVETSEQVEFLKRRGCDEVQGFWFSRPLPPAELEPLFGAP, encoded by the coding sequence ATGAGCCAGCCCCTGTTCCCCACCCTGCCCACCGCGCCCTCCGCCGCCGAGCCGGGTGCACTGGCGCGCGGCGCCGGGCAGGAGTTTTTCTGGTCGGTGTTCGATGCAGCCCCGGTGGCGATGGCGACCACCCGCGAGCGGCGCTTGCTGCAGGCCAACCGGCGTTTCCTCGAGATGTTCGGTTGGAGCCGCGACGAGTTGATCGCCTTGCCCGAATGGCCGATGGTCGGCCGCCCCAAGGACGACGACGAGACCTGCACAGTGGGCCAGAGCCTGGCCGAGCGGCGCCCGGTCGAGCTCGAACGGGAACTGCGCCGCCGCGACGGCTCGGCCTTCTGGGCGCGGGTGCGTGCGGTGCCGGTCGAAGGCGCCGGCTCGCAGCGGGGCGTGGTGGTCTGGGTGGTGGAAGACCTGAGCGAGCAGTGGCGCGGCCTGCAGCGGCTGCAGCAGCGCCAGCGCGAACTCGAAGCCCGCGTGCAGGAGCGCAGCGAAGCGCTCGGGCTCGCGAATGCGCAACTGCGCCAGGAGATCGAAGACCGCCAGGTGGCCGAGGAGCAGTTGCGGCATCTGGCCGAACACGATCGGCTGACGGGCCTGCCGAACCGGCGCGTGTTCGAGGTGCGGCTGCAGCAGGCGCTGCGCGATGCCGAAGCGCAAGACGGCACGGTCGCACTGCTGTACATGGACCTCGACCGCTTCAAGACCATCAACGACTCGCTCGGCCATGTGATCGGCGACCGTCTGCTGCGCCGCATCGCCGAGCGGGCCCGGCGCAGCCTGCGCAGCGGCGACACGATGACCCGCCTGGGAGGCGATGAATTCGTGATGCTGCTGCCGTCACTGAGGGGTGCCGGAGACGCAGCCCTGGTGGCCTCGCAGCTGATCGAGGAGGTGTCGCGCCCCTATCTGCTCGAAGGGCTGGAGTTGCGTGTCACCCCGGCGGTGGGCATCAGCCTGTTCCCCGACCACGGCCGCGACGGGGAAGCGTTGATCGCCCAGGCCAGCGCGGCGATGTACCAGGCCAAGTCCAAGGGGCTGCGCAACTACCTGTTCTATGCCGGCGAGAGCGACGCACCGTCGTCGCAGCGATTGCTGCTCGAGAACGACCTGCACCGCGCCATCGAGCGGGGCGAGTTCGTGCTCGATTACCAGCCGCGCTATGAGCTGGGCAGCGGCCGCCTGTGTGCCTGCGAAGCCTTGCTACGCTGGCAGCATCCTGCGCGCGGGCGTGTCAGTCCGGCCGAATTCATCCCGCTGGCAGAAGAAACCGGGCTGGTGGTGGCGATCGGGGAGTGGGTGCTGCGCGAGTGCTGCCGCCAGATCGCACGGTGGGCCGCCCGGGGCCTGCGGCTGTGCCCGGTGTCGGTGAACTTGTCGGCCCGCCAGTTCCACCGCGTCGAGCTGCTGGGCACCCTCAGAAGCGCCCTCGACGAAACCGGCATCGACCCCCGCTTGCTCGAGGTCGAGATCACCGAGACGACGCTGATGCACAACACCGACGAGACGCTGGCCATCCTGGAGCAGCTCCACCGCCTCGGCATCAAGGTGTCGGTCGACGATTTCGGCACCGGTTATTCGAGCCTGGCGTATCTGAAGCGGTTTCCGGTCGACCTGCTGAAGATCGACCGTTCGTTCGTGAACGACGTTGTCCATGATGCCGACGACGCTGTCATCGTCAGCGCCATCATCGGCCTGGCCCGCAGCCTGCAGTTGCGCGTGGTGGCCGAAGGCGTCGAGACCTCCGAGCAGGTCGAGTTTCTCAAGCGCCGAGGCTGCGACGAAGTGCAGGGCTTTTGGTTCAGCCGGCCCCTGCCGCCGGCGGAGCTGGAGCCCCTGTTCGGCGCGCCATGA
- a CDS encoding DUF3617 domain-containing protein, which produces MKHATPTALLCALVAALALPSAQAQSTLVKRKPGLWEVRQTHQSGQVSGQQMPSNKEMEAALATMTPAQRKQVEQTMRERGLGLSQKPGTMRYCLSPQMAERDPLSQPPDPSMKCDHKVDPVSGTEARFSFTCTGDQGAIKGDGRGWDLTAEGYKTSMAMQGTINGEPVSMKMEQSGRWLGSDCKGLKPLSP; this is translated from the coding sequence ATGAAACACGCGACCCCGACCGCCTTGTTGTGTGCCCTCGTCGCCGCCCTGGCGCTGCCCTCGGCCCAGGCGCAGAGCACGCTGGTCAAGCGCAAGCCCGGGCTGTGGGAAGTACGCCAGACCCACCAGAGCGGGCAGGTCAGTGGCCAGCAGATGCCGTCGAACAAGGAAATGGAAGCGGCACTGGCGACGATGACACCGGCGCAGCGCAAACAGGTCGAGCAGACCATGCGCGAACGCGGGCTCGGCTTGAGCCAGAAGCCCGGCACGATGCGCTACTGCCTGTCGCCGCAGATGGCCGAGCGCGACCCGCTGTCGCAGCCGCCCGACCCGAGCATGAAGTGCGACCACAAGGTCGACCCGGTGTCGGGCACCGAGGCCCGCTTCAGTTTCACCTGCACCGGCGACCAAGGCGCCATCAAGGGCGACGGCCGCGGCTGGGACTTGACCGCCGAAGGCTACAAGACGTCGATGGCGATGCAGGGCACGATCAACGGCGAGCCGGTGTCGATGAAGATGGAGCAAAGCGGGCGCTGGCTGGGCAGCGACTGCAAAGGCCTCAAGCCGCTCAGCCCCTGA
- a CDS encoding DUF2214 family protein has translation MVLESLLAYAHFTAILGLVVFLTSEAALCRSEWMNAAVVRRLVRVDLLYLVAAMAVLLTGVARTVWGYKGIGWYWSQPLLHLKLTLFVVIGVLSIRPTLMFARWRKTLAATGALPPEAEVRSARRWVMIEAHLLILVPLAATMLARGVWTR, from the coding sequence ATGGTGCTTGAATCCTTGCTGGCCTACGCGCACTTCACGGCCATCCTCGGACTGGTGGTGTTCCTGACCAGCGAAGCGGCGTTGTGCCGCAGTGAATGGATGAACGCCGCGGTGGTGCGCCGGCTGGTGCGGGTCGACCTGCTGTACCTGGTGGCCGCGATGGCGGTGTTGCTCACCGGCGTGGCGCGCACGGTATGGGGCTACAAGGGCATCGGCTGGTACTGGAGCCAGCCGCTGCTGCACCTGAAGCTGACGCTGTTTGTCGTGATCGGGGTGCTGTCGATCCGGCCCACCCTGATGTTCGCGCGCTGGCGCAAGACGCTCGCCGCCACCGGCGCGCTGCCGCCGGAAGCCGAAGTGCGGAGCGCCCGGCGCTGGGTGATGATCGAAGCGCATCTGCTGATCCTGGTCCCGCTCGCGGCGACGATGCTGGCCCGCGGCGTCTGGACGCGATGA